In Herpetosiphonaceae bacterium, the DNA window GCTCGCGCCGCGCAAATGGTCCTTCGTGCGCCGCAACCCGATCACGATCATCGCGTTGATCGCACCGGCTTTGCGTTTCCTCTACGCCCTGCGCTTCCTGAGGCTGGCGCGGGGCCTGCGCTTGGTCCGCATCGTCGGCACGGCCAACCGCGGACTGAACGCTCTGCGCAGGAGTTTCGCCCGCAGGGGCCTGGGCTATGTCCTCGTCGCGACCTCGCTCATCGTCCTTCTCGGCGCCGGCGGAATGCTCGCGTTCGAACCGGCGCGCGAGGTGGAGGGCGGCTTCACCAATTACGGCGACGCGCTCTGGTGGACCGCAATGCTGGTGACCACGATGGGCTCGGACTTCTGGCCGGAGACTGCGGAGGGACGGCTGCTGGCGCTGCTCCTGTCACTCTACGGCCTTGCCATCTTCGGCTACATCACCGCCAGCTTCGCGACCTTCCTGATCGGTCGGGAGGCGCAGGC includes these proteins:
- a CDS encoding ion transporter, with the translated sequence MGEQSELERDELQEEERWQVLLQLEEWLERPMLFLSFLWLSLVLVELVWATSGVFELLGTIIWIVFVVEFILRFALAPRKWSFVRRNPITIIALIAPALRFLYALRFLRLARGLRLVRIVGTANRGLNALRRSFARRGLGYVLVATSLIVLLGAGGMLAFEPAREVEGGFTNYGDALWWTAMLVTTMGSDFWPETAEGRLLALLLSLYGLAIFGYITASFATFLIGREAQADDGDVAGSAELAALRREIVLLRSELRGETPAD